One Patescibacteria group bacterium DNA window includes the following coding sequences:
- a CDS encoding site-2 protease family protein yields MPFAEALLSIAAFLIALSVHEFCHALAGYLMGDGTAKRLGRLTLNPLAHLDPIGTVLVPLIGLLSGFPVIGWAKPVPFNPYNLRFHRWGATLVAMAGPASNFVSGLIFLFLLKFVLVVLALPLSNLLVMLLTQLVIVNAVLGVFNLIPVPPLDGAALMEALLAAPKYHNILRFLETRGPTILFILIILDWLSPVSIIGSVFTAIIRGYFSLAGL; encoded by the coding sequence ATGCCTTTCGCCGAAGCCCTGCTCTCCATCGCCGCCTTCCTCATCGCGCTCTCCGTACACGAGTTCTGCCACGCCCTGGCCGGTTATCTCATGGGCGACGGGACCGCGAAACGGCTGGGCCGCCTGACCCTGAATCCGCTGGCTCATCTCGACCCGATCGGCACAGTGCTCGTGCCGCTCATCGGGCTGCTCAGCGGTTTTCCGGTCATCGGCTGGGCGAAGCCCGTGCCTTTCAATCCGTACAACCTCCGCTTTCACCGCTGGGGAGCCACGCTCGTGGCTATGGCCGGTCCGGCCTCGAACTTCGTGAGCGGCCTCATCTTCCTGTTCCTGCTCAAGTTCGTTCTCGTCGTCCTGGCGCTGCCGCTGTCCAATCTGCTGGTGATGCTGCTGACCCAGCTCGTGATCGTGAACGCCGTTCTCGGCGTCTTCAACCTGATTCCCGTGCCGCCGCTCGACGGCGCGGCGCTCATGGAAGCGTTACTCGCGGCGCCGAAGTATCACAACATCCTGCGCTTCCTCGAAACCCGCGGTCCGACCATCCTCTTCATCCTGATCATCCTGGATTGGCTGTCGCCGGTCTCGATCATCGGTTCGGTCTTCACCGCCATCATCCGGGGCTATTTTTCGCTTGCAGGGCTGTAG
- the rpmB gene encoding 50S ribosomal protein L28, giving the protein MARICDVCARRPNQANSRSHSNIATKRRQLVNLQSMHVDGKAAKVCTRCVRTMTKTKGKAKGKKK; this is encoded by the coding sequence ATGGCTAGAATCTGCGACGTTTGCGCCCGCCGGCCGAACCAGGCCAATTCGCGGAGCCACTCCAACATCGCCACGAAACGGCGCCAGCTCGTCAACCTGCAGTCCATGCACGTTGATGGCAAGGCCGCCAAGGTCTGCACCCGCTGCGTCCGGACGATGACGAAGACGAAAGGCAAGGCGAAAGGCAAAAAGAAGTAG
- a CDS encoding type 1 glutamine amidotransferase produces the protein MSLKKNRDALRFLLVQVRRDRTMKLHEITCFETAGKIADDHVLSHDLLEKPVTAEELDTVDAVIIGGSGDYSVLDPVPNLGSLVALVHEARFRGVPILGSSWGAQFLASAFGGVVARDPDQREVGTVNVRLEPAAKTDRLFRDMPLEFPTQTGHQDHIVKLPQDAVRLAGSDCCSVQAFTFPATGIYGFQFHPELALEDIVMRLRYYKDNYVTADDSIGKISTRLRPTPESYGLIAKWIDRVVLQD, from the coding sequence ATGTCACTCAAGAAAAATCGCGATGCTCTTCGTTTTCTGCTGGTCCAAGTTCGTCGTGACCGGACGATGAAGCTGCATGAGATCACTTGTTTCGAGACGGCTGGCAAGATAGCCGACGACCACGTCCTGAGCCACGATCTCCTGGAAAAGCCGGTCACGGCGGAAGAACTTGATACGGTCGACGCCGTCATCATCGGCGGCAGCGGCGATTATTCCGTTCTCGATCCGGTTCCGAATCTCGGCAGCCTGGTCGCGCTCGTCCACGAGGCGCGTTTCCGCGGCGTGCCGATCCTGGGTTCGAGCTGGGGCGCCCAGTTCCTGGCCAGCGCTTTCGGCGGCGTCGTGGCGCGCGATCCGGACCAGCGCGAGGTCGGAACGGTCAACGTCAGACTAGAGCCGGCGGCGAAGACTGACAGGCTGTTCAGGGATATGCCGCTGGAATTTCCGACCCAGACCGGACACCAGGACCATATCGTCAAATTGCCGCAGGACGCGGTCCGCCTGGCTGGTTCTGATTGCTGCTCGGTCCAGGCCTTCACTTTTCCGGCGACCGGGATTTACGGTTTCCAGTTCCATCCGGAGCTGGCGCTCGAGGATATCGTCATGCGGCTGCGTTACTACAAGGATAATTACGTGACCGCCGACGATTCGATCGGGAAGATCTCGACCCGGCTCAGGCCCACGCCGGAATCGTACGGCCTGATCGCCAAGTGGATCGACCGCGTGGTGCTCCAGGATTGA